The proteins below are encoded in one region of Mangifera indica cultivar Alphonso chromosome 7, CATAS_Mindica_2.1, whole genome shotgun sequence:
- the LOC123220031 gene encoding protein FAR1-RELATED SEQUENCE 7-like, whose protein sequence is MAGSTGHDYVDSDGGSDNESFGNFDDHETSEDGLLQCYDSQSVVQDDLNLMIPSVEGFTAESSGSIEPYAGMTFRSLDDARDFYYEYAKNTGFTIRTNRIRHSLKNMAIIGRDFVCSREGFRAAKHTLRKDRILPPRPVTREGCKAMIRLAARDGGKWIVTKFVREHNHKLMTHCKFPGELPIVNILSEEEKDKKIQDLYNELQHERERSAAVQQQLCMILKELEEHAEFMSIRVEDIVNKLKEIELDDL, encoded by the exons ATGGCAGGCTCCACTGGACATGATTATGTAGATAGTGATGGTGGCTCTGATAATGAATCTTTTGGAAACTTCGATGATCACGAGACCTCAGAAGATGGCTTGTTGCAGTGTTATGATTCACAGAGTGTTGTACAGGATGACTTGAATTTGATGATACCATCAGTGGAAGGTTTTACAGCTGAAAGCTCAGGGAGTATAGAACCTTATGCAGGAATGACTTTTCGATCATTAGACGATGCAAGAGATTTCTATTATGAATATGCGAAGAATACAGGTTTCACCATTCGAACAAATCGAATCCGACACTCATTAAAGAACATGGCTATTATTGGTCGGGACTTTGTTTGTTCCAGAGAAGGTTTTCGTGCTGCAAAACATACACTTAGGAAAGACAGAATTCTTCCTCCACGACCAGTTACGAGAGAAGGGTGTAAAGCGATGATAAGGTTGGCAGCTAGAGATGGAGGTAAATGGATTGTTACTAAGTTTGTTCGGGAGCACAACCATAAACTGATGACTCATTGTAAATTTCCTGGGGAGCTGCCAATTGTGAATATACTCAGTGAG gaagagaaagataaaaaaatccaGGATCTATACAATGAACTTCAGCATGAAAGAGAGCGGTCTGCGGCAGTCCAACAACAGCTATGCATGATTCTCAAAGAGCTTGAAGAACATGCTGAGTTTATGTCTATAAGAGTTGAGGACATTGTCAACAAGTTGAAAGAAATTGAACTTGACGATCTTTAG
- the LOC123220144 gene encoding calmodulin-like protein 3: protein MPSFLLRLFLLHNLLNSFLLYLIPKKLRSFLPTAWYPPPRQPQPQKPPQNFISFEKMDHSEVDRVFEMFDRNGDGRISKEELSDSLQNLGIVIPEAELAQMIERIDVDGDGCVDIEEFGTLYKTLMEERKEEEEEDMREAFNVFDQNGDGFITCDELKAVLASLGLKQGRTAEDCKRMIMKVDVDGDGMVDYKEFKQMMKSGGFSALG from the coding sequence ATGCCATCTTTTCTCTTAAGGCTCTTCCTTCTTCACAATCTTCTCAACTCTTTTCTCCTCTATTTAATTCCAAAAAAGCTACGATCGTTCCTCCCAACTGCCTGGTACCCTCCGCCGCGACAGCCACAACCTCAAAAGCCTCCACAAAACTTCATTTCCTTTGAAAAAATGGATCATTCAGAGGTTGATCGCGTTTTCGAGATGTTTGATCGCAACGGGGACGGGAGAATTTCGAAGGAAGAGCTGAGTGACTCGTTGCAGAATCTGGGAATCGTCATTCCCGAGGCCGAGTTGGCTCAGATGATCGAACGGATCGACGTGGACGGAGATGGGTGTGTCGACATTGAGGAGTTCGGGACGCTGTACAAGACGTTGATGGAGGAGAGaaaggaggaggaagaagaggaCATGCGAGAGGCGTTCAATGTGTTTGATCAAAATGGAGATGGGTTCATCACGTGCGACGAGTTGAAGGCGGTGTTGGCGTCGTTGGGGCTCAAACAAGGCCGCACCGCAGAGGATTGCAAGCGGATGATCATGAAGGTCGACGTGGACGGCGATGGGATGGTTGATTATAAAGAGTTTAAGCAGATGATGAAGAGTGGAGGATTCAGTGCTTTGGgttga